From Bifidobacterium longum subsp. longum JCM 1217, one genomic window encodes:
- the coaE gene encoding dephospho-CoA kinase (Dephospho-CoA kinase (CoaE) performs the final step in coenzyme A biosynthesis.) — translation MGTMMRIGLTGGIAAGKSTVAAQLKQLGALHIDYDALAHQIVEPGGVALPQIVAEFGPDALLADGTMNRPWIADHVFGANAAPGARERLDAIEHPLIYAEAARLEHEHPEAAIIIHDIPLLAEVIDDIPFAFDHIVTVEAPVCMRLDRMVEERGMSLEQAEARIRHQSSEEERRAIADIVIDSTHPLPEMLAQVGEIYAGWCAGR, via the coding sequence ATGGGCACCATGATGCGAATAGGACTGACCGGCGGCATCGCCGCGGGCAAAAGTACGGTGGCGGCGCAACTCAAGCAACTCGGCGCGTTGCATATCGACTACGATGCGCTGGCGCATCAGATCGTCGAACCCGGGGGAGTGGCGCTGCCACAGATCGTCGCCGAGTTCGGTCCTGATGCATTGCTCGCCGATGGCACTATGAACCGGCCATGGATTGCCGATCATGTCTTCGGCGCGAACGCCGCGCCGGGCGCACGTGAACGGCTCGACGCCATCGAGCACCCATTGATCTATGCCGAGGCGGCGCGACTGGAGCATGAGCACCCCGAGGCAGCCATCATCATTCACGACATTCCACTGCTCGCCGAGGTCATTGACGATATTCCATTCGCCTTTGACCATATCGTCACGGTCGAAGCTCCCGTGTGCATGCGGCTCGACCGTATGGTCGAGGAACGCGGCATGAGCCTGGAACAGGCCGAGGCCCGCATCCGCCACCAATCCAGTGAGGAGGAGCGGCGGGCCATAGCCGATATCGTCATCGACTCCACCCATCCATTGCCCGAGATGCTGGCCCAAGTGGGTGAGATATACGCAGGATGGTGCGCAGGTCGCTAA
- a CDS encoding TerC family protein, translating into MAETPLAFEIITFVVLALFFIVDLFVIGRRPHVPSTKECVQHIAFFVVMALIFGGCIWFFAGSKPAIEFYSGWLTEYSLSIDNLFVFVIIMSNFAVPKQIQKYVLSIGITIALIFRGIFILIGAALISRFTWVFFLFGAFLIYTAVKLVLGGDEDEEYHENGIIRNLRKIIKITDDYDGEKLRTTKNGVRYWTPMLIVFLTIGTTDVMFAFDSIPAIFGLTKDPFLVFTSNVFALLGLQQLYFLLGALLDKLVYLPAGLSVVLGFIGVKLIMEALHGNTLPFINGGEGVHWVPEVPTWLSLAVIVLAIGGASVASVIKMKSMESAEKA; encoded by the coding sequence ATGGCAGAAACCCCACTCGCATTTGAAATCATCACCTTCGTGGTGCTCGCGTTGTTCTTTATCGTCGACCTGTTCGTCATCGGACGCCGACCGCATGTGCCCTCCACCAAGGAATGCGTGCAGCATATCGCCTTCTTCGTGGTTATGGCGCTGATCTTCGGCGGATGCATCTGGTTCTTCGCCGGCTCCAAGCCCGCCATCGAGTTCTATTCCGGCTGGCTCACCGAATACTCGTTGTCCATCGACAACCTATTCGTGTTCGTCATTATCATGTCGAACTTCGCGGTGCCCAAGCAGATTCAGAAGTATGTGCTGTCCATCGGCATCACCATTGCTTTGATTTTCCGTGGCATTTTCATTCTGATCGGCGCGGCCCTGATCTCCCGCTTCACGTGGGTGTTCTTCCTGTTCGGTGCCTTCCTGATCTACACCGCCGTCAAACTGGTGCTCGGCGGCGATGAAGATGAGGAATATCACGAGAACGGCATCATCCGTAATCTGCGCAAGATCATCAAGATTACCGACGACTACGACGGCGAGAAGCTGCGCACCACCAAGAACGGCGTGCGTTACTGGACCCCGATGCTCATCGTGTTCCTGACCATCGGCACCACCGACGTCATGTTCGCTTTCGACTCGATTCCCGCGATCTTCGGCCTGACCAAGGATCCGTTCCTGGTGTTCACCTCCAACGTGTTCGCACTGCTCGGCCTGCAGCAGCTGTACTTCCTGCTGGGTGCTCTGCTCGACAAGCTCGTCTACCTGCCTGCCGGCCTGTCCGTGGTGCTGGGCTTCATCGGCGTCAAGCTCATCATGGAGGCCCTGCACGGCAATACCTTGCCGTTCATCAACGGCGGCGAAGGCGTCCATTGGGTGCCGGAGGTGCCCACATGGCTGTCGCTGGCTGTGATTGTGCTCGCAATTGGCGGCGCATCCGTGGCTTCCGTGATCAAGATGAAGAGCATGGAAAGCGCTGAAAAGGCCTGA
- a CDS encoding ABC transporter ATP-binding protein, whose translation MSETSDCIVFSDAAIKRGDHIIWQHGTFAIPTGSVTAIVGTNGTGKTTMMRAELGLLPLCHGSLTVLGKPAGEMNKRIGYVPQSYVANVDSNLTAEQSVLLGLTGTRFGIHPITKAQKAKALEAMEFTGIADKARYRLSELSGGLRQRVAIAQALVCDPQLLMLDEPLANLDLASQRATVHVLAKLNRELNMTIQVVAHDLNMLLPILTGAVYLLDGHPHYADMHKVLDSDLLTHLYGTQVQVVTTPQGDMFVTPTPDELQDQPQDMHTAAEVAQLHHHEHGNATNGSAAISAENR comes from the coding sequence ATGAGTGAAACTTCCGATTGCATCGTGTTCAGCGATGCCGCCATCAAGCGTGGCGACCATATCATCTGGCAGCATGGCACCTTCGCCATTCCCACCGGTTCGGTCACGGCCATCGTCGGCACCAACGGCACCGGCAAAACCACGATGATGAGGGCCGAGCTGGGCCTTTTGCCGCTCTGTCATGGCAGCCTGACCGTGCTGGGCAAGCCCGCAGGCGAGATGAACAAACGCATCGGATATGTGCCGCAGAGCTATGTGGCGAATGTCGATTCCAATCTCACCGCCGAACAATCCGTGTTGCTGGGCCTGACCGGCACCCGATTCGGCATCCACCCCATCACCAAGGCCCAGAAAGCCAAAGCGCTCGAGGCGATGGAGTTCACCGGCATCGCCGACAAGGCGCGGTACCGTCTGTCCGAACTGTCCGGCGGTTTGCGCCAGCGTGTGGCCATCGCCCAGGCGTTGGTGTGCGACCCACAACTGCTGATGCTTGACGAGCCGTTGGCCAACCTCGATCTGGCCAGTCAGCGCGCCACCGTACACGTGCTGGCCAAGCTGAACCGCGAACTGAACATGACCATCCAGGTGGTTGCGCACGATCTCAATATGCTCTTGCCGATTCTGACCGGTGCCGTCTACTTGCTCGACGGTCACCCGCACTACGCCGATATGCACAAAGTGCTCGACTCCGACCTACTCACCCACCTCTACGGCACACAGGTGCAGGTGGTCACCACTCCGCAGGGAGACATGTTCGTGACCCCGACGCCGGATGAGCTCCAGGACCAGCCGCAGGATATGCACACGGCAGCCGAAGTGGCGCAATTGCACCATCACGAGCACGGCAATGCCACCAATGGCAGTGCCGCCATCAGCGCCGAGAATCGATAA
- a CDS encoding metal ABC transporter permease, whose amino-acid sequence MSTINFSYDPEWLDTLSAPFMTNAFIAGLCIALAAGVMGYFTIARRSTFAAHALAHIGLPGATGAVLLGLPVSLGMGVFALGGALVIGALGKRVSEREIATGTVLAFATGLGLFFARLSSSASQQMQSILFGSILTITTGQIIGFAVFDVLLLALLAIIYRPLLFSSLDEQVAQAKGVPIGLMNVAFMAIMAGVITIAVPAVGTLLIFALVITPAATANILAGSPFKAMVIASVLCLVSIWAGLVLSAMFPAPPSFIIVTLSTLFWAIAKAVETMRK is encoded by the coding sequence ATGAGCACCATCAACTTTTCGTATGATCCCGAATGGCTGGATACACTGTCCGCTCCATTCATGACCAACGCCTTCATCGCCGGCCTGTGCATTGCCCTAGCCGCCGGTGTCATGGGATACTTCACCATCGCCCGTCGTTCCACCTTCGCGGCCCATGCGCTGGCCCATATCGGTCTGCCGGGCGCGACCGGCGCGGTGTTGCTCGGCCTGCCCGTGTCACTGGGCATGGGCGTGTTCGCACTGGGCGGCGCACTGGTGATCGGTGCTTTGGGCAAGCGCGTTTCCGAGCGTGAAATCGCCACCGGCACCGTGCTGGCCTTCGCCACCGGCTTGGGTCTGTTCTTCGCGCGATTGTCGAGTTCCGCCTCCCAGCAGATGCAGTCGATCCTCTTCGGCTCGATCCTGACCATCACCACCGGCCAGATCATCGGCTTCGCCGTGTTCGACGTACTGCTGCTGGCATTGTTGGCCATCATCTACCGCCCGCTGCTGTTCAGCTCGCTGGATGAGCAGGTGGCACAGGCCAAGGGTGTGCCGATCGGGCTGATGAACGTGGCGTTTATGGCGATTATGGCCGGTGTGATCACCATCGCCGTGCCGGCAGTGGGCACCTTGCTGATTTTCGCACTGGTGATTACGCCCGCGGCCACCGCCAATATTCTGGCCGGCTCCCCATTCAAGGCAATGGTGATCGCCAGCGTGCTGTGCTTGGTGTCGATTTGGGCCGGACTCGTGCTGTCGGCGATGTTCCCCGCTCCCCCGAGCTTCATCATCGTGACGCTTTCCACCCTGTTCTGGGCTATCGCCAAAGCCGTGGAGACGATGCGGAAGTAA
- a CDS encoding bifunctional methylenetetrahydrofolate dehydrogenase/methenyltetrahydrofolate cyclohydrolase, translating to MSTKIDGKQIAAEIKTNLAERVNKLKAQGIQPGLGTLLVGEDPGSMKYVAGKHADCQEVGITSVKKELPADASFDDIAAAVRELNEDPACTGFIVQLPLPKGINENAIIDMIDPAKDADGMHPYNLGELVLHVRGDISTPLPCTPRGVLELLDAYDIDLNGKEVCVLGRGITIGRTIGLMLTRNAVNATVTLCHTGTRDVADHMRRADVIVAAMGSAGFVTPDKIKDGAVLVDVGVSRVYDEEAGRYRIKGDVDKACYDKASAYTPNPGGVGPMTRAMLLANVVEMAERHA from the coding sequence ATGTCCACAAAAATCGACGGTAAGCAGATTGCGGCCGAAATCAAGACCAACCTTGCCGAGCGAGTGAACAAGCTCAAGGCGCAGGGCATCCAACCGGGGCTGGGCACGCTGCTGGTGGGCGAGGACCCCGGGTCGATGAAGTACGTGGCCGGCAAGCACGCCGATTGCCAGGAAGTGGGCATTACCTCAGTCAAGAAGGAACTGCCGGCGGACGCCAGCTTCGACGACATCGCCGCTGCCGTACGCGAACTCAACGAAGATCCGGCTTGCACCGGGTTCATCGTCCAGCTGCCGTTGCCCAAGGGCATCAACGAGAACGCGATCATCGACATGATCGACCCGGCCAAGGATGCCGACGGCATGCACCCGTACAACCTTGGCGAACTGGTGCTGCATGTGCGCGGCGACATTTCGACGCCGCTGCCTTGCACTCCGCGCGGTGTGCTCGAGCTACTCGACGCCTATGACATTGATCTGAACGGCAAGGAAGTGTGCGTGCTTGGCCGCGGCATCACCATTGGCCGCACGATTGGCCTAATGCTCACGCGCAACGCCGTCAACGCCACCGTCACCCTGTGCCACACCGGTACCCGGGATGTGGCCGACCACATGCGCCGCGCCGACGTGATCGTCGCCGCAATGGGTTCGGCCGGATTCGTGACGCCCGACAAAATCAAGGACGGCGCCGTGCTGGTCGATGTGGGCGTCAGCCGCGTCTACGACGAAGAAGCCGGTCGCTACCGCATCAAGGGCGACGTGGACAAGGCCTGCTACGACAAGGCCTCCGCCTACACCCCCAACCCCGGAGGCGTGGGTCCCATGACCCGAGCCATGCTCCTAGCCAACGTCGTGGAAATGGCCGAACGACACGCCTAG
- the uvrB gene encoding excinuclease ABC subunit UvrB, whose protein sequence is MGFNIERADKPFVVKSPYKPSGDQPQAIAELAERIENGENDVVLMGATGTGKTATTAWLIEKLQRPTLIIEPNKTLAAQLCAEFRELMPDNAVSYFVSYYDYYQPEAYIPQTDTYIEKDSNINDDVERLRHQATANLLTRRDCVVVATVSCIYGLGTPEEYAGRMLFLKVGQEINRDDLLRQFVAMQYKRNDIAFTRGTFRVRGDTVEIIPVYEELAVRIEFFGDEIDRISTLHPLTGDEIDEENEVHIFPASHYVAGPERMERALKTIREELDERLAELRKQGKELEAQRLNMRTTYDLEMLTQVGVCSGVENYSRHFDGRAAGTPPHTLLDFFPDDFLLVIDESHVTVPQIGAMYEGDASRKRTLVEHGFRLPSAMDNRPLKWPEFLQRVGQTVYLSATPGDYEMGLSDGVVEQIIRPTGLLDPKIDVRPVKGQIDDLLAEIKARVAKNERALVTTLTKKMAEDLTDYLLERGIKVEYLHSDVDTLRRVELLRMLREGKIDVIVGINLLREGLDLPEVSLVAILDADKEGFLRSYRSLIQTIGRAARNVSGTVIMYADETTEAMRQAIDETDRRRAKQIAYNQEHGIDPKPLIKKISDVNDMLAKEDVDTQTLLEGGYRNAGKAGNTHLGVPVLDPNEADKRHEEILKAGLPAQDLADLIRQLSEQMHTAAEQLQFELAARLRDEIRDLKKELRQMTEANK, encoded by the coding sequence ATGGGATTCAATATCGAGCGCGCGGACAAGCCTTTCGTCGTCAAATCGCCATATAAGCCATCCGGCGACCAGCCGCAGGCCATCGCCGAACTGGCCGAACGCATCGAAAACGGCGAGAATGATGTGGTTCTTATGGGTGCCACCGGTACCGGCAAAACCGCAACCACCGCCTGGCTGATCGAAAAGCTGCAGCGACCGACCCTGATTATCGAGCCCAACAAGACGCTCGCTGCGCAGCTATGCGCCGAATTCCGCGAACTCATGCCGGACAACGCCGTGAGCTACTTCGTGAGCTACTACGACTACTACCAGCCCGAGGCATACATCCCGCAGACCGACACCTATATAGAAAAGGACTCCAACATCAACGACGATGTGGAGCGCCTGCGCCACCAAGCCACCGCAAACCTGCTGACCCGCCGCGACTGCGTGGTTGTGGCCACCGTCTCCTGCATCTACGGCTTGGGTACGCCGGAAGAATACGCCGGTCGCATGCTCTTCCTCAAAGTCGGGCAGGAAATCAACCGCGACGACCTGCTGCGCCAATTCGTGGCCATGCAGTACAAGCGCAACGACATCGCCTTCACGCGCGGCACCTTCCGCGTGCGCGGCGATACGGTCGAAATCATCCCCGTCTACGAGGAACTGGCCGTGCGCATCGAATTCTTCGGCGACGAGATTGACCGCATCTCCACGCTGCACCCGCTGACCGGCGACGAGATCGACGAGGAAAACGAAGTCCACATCTTCCCGGCCTCCCATTATGTGGCCGGCCCCGAACGCATGGAACGGGCGCTCAAAACCATTCGCGAGGAACTCGACGAACGCCTGGCAGAACTGCGCAAACAAGGCAAGGAGCTGGAAGCGCAGCGCCTCAACATGCGCACCACCTACGATCTGGAAATGCTCACCCAAGTTGGCGTGTGCTCAGGCGTCGAAAACTATTCGCGCCACTTTGACGGCCGCGCCGCTGGCACCCCGCCGCACACGCTGCTCGACTTCTTCCCTGACGACTTCCTGCTGGTCATCGACGAATCACACGTCACTGTGCCGCAGATCGGTGCCATGTACGAGGGCGATGCCTCCCGCAAGCGCACGCTGGTCGAACACGGCTTCCGCCTGCCCTCCGCGATGGACAACCGACCACTCAAATGGCCGGAATTCCTGCAGCGCGTCGGCCAGACCGTGTACCTGTCCGCCACGCCAGGCGACTATGAGATGGGACTGTCCGATGGGGTGGTCGAACAGATTATCCGCCCAACCGGTCTGCTGGACCCGAAGATCGACGTACGCCCGGTCAAGGGGCAGATCGACGATCTGCTCGCCGAGATCAAGGCCCGTGTGGCCAAGAACGAGCGCGCGCTGGTCACCACTCTGACCAAGAAGATGGCCGAGGACTTGACCGACTATCTGCTGGAACGCGGCATCAAGGTCGAATACCTGCATTCTGATGTGGATACGTTGCGCCGCGTCGAACTGCTGCGCATGTTGCGCGAAGGCAAGATCGATGTGATTGTCGGTATCAACCTGCTGCGTGAGGGCCTCGATTTGCCGGAAGTATCGCTGGTGGCGATTCTTGACGCCGACAAGGAAGGATTCCTGCGCTCCTATCGTTCGCTCATCCAGACCATCGGCCGTGCGGCCCGAAACGTGTCCGGCACGGTGATCATGTACGCCGACGAGACCACCGAAGCCATGCGGCAAGCCATCGACGAGACTGACCGTCGCCGCGCCAAGCAGATTGCCTACAACCAGGAGCATGGCATCGATCCCAAGCCCCTGATCAAGAAGATCAGCGACGTCAACGACATGCTCGCCAAGGAGGATGTGGACACCCAGACCTTGCTTGAAGGTGGCTACCGCAACGCGGGCAAGGCCGGCAACACGCACCTGGGCGTGCCGGTACTCGATCCCAACGAGGCAGACAAACGCCACGAGGAGATCCTGAAGGCCGGCCTGCCCGCGCAGGACCTCGCCGACCTGATTCGCCAACTGAGCGAACAGATGCACACCGCCGCCGAACAACTCCAGTTCGAACTCGCGGCCCGTCTGCGCGACGAGATCCGAGACCTCAAAAAAGAACTCCGTCAAATGACGGAAGCCAACAAGTAA
- a CDS encoding metal ABC transporter solute-binding protein, Zn/Mn family, with protein MGTQITRLTRLAAAGLSAVLLFATTACAATSPAETEPDNKTSVPAPTGPINVVASLNQWGSLAAELGGDDVEVTSIVNSTNVDAHDFEPKTSDVAKLSKAQIIVANGAGYDSWATKSMTKTTNIVSAASVMGAVEGDNPHLWFSKDARSSMATAITDAYIKALPSKKKAFQKRLKAWQADEKSLETWASEFTKSHSDLTYAATEPVVYYLMADLGFKDQTPKGYTQSTASGGEPAPADLQSFQKLIEDKGVDVLVNNTQEASDATNMITGAAGRADVPVVDVSEQMPKDADTLNAWINQLINTIIDAVDPSYGCEDATDGDTADSNANSDDSSAEGSATDDANAQDSKASTGSSTDPKYIRQCKAAASSDSSQDSAKADAANGDSGDASGNDQTDSGK; from the coding sequence ATGGGGACTCAAATCACACGACTTACGCGACTCGCCGCAGCCGGCCTGAGCGCCGTCCTGTTGTTCGCGACCACCGCATGCGCAGCCACCTCCCCCGCTGAAACCGAGCCGGACAACAAGACCAGCGTTCCCGCACCGACCGGGCCGATCAATGTGGTGGCCTCCCTCAATCAATGGGGCTCGCTGGCCGCCGAGCTGGGCGGCGATGATGTGGAAGTCACGTCCATCGTGAACTCCACCAATGTGGATGCCCACGATTTCGAGCCAAAGACCTCGGATGTCGCCAAGCTGTCCAAGGCCCAAATCATCGTGGCCAACGGTGCGGGCTACGATTCCTGGGCCACCAAATCGATGACCAAGACCACGAATATCGTATCCGCCGCTTCCGTCATGGGTGCCGTCGAGGGCGATAACCCGCATCTGTGGTTCTCCAAAGACGCTCGATCCAGCATGGCCACGGCCATCACCGATGCATATATAAAGGCACTCCCCAGCAAGAAGAAAGCCTTCCAGAAGCGGCTCAAGGCATGGCAGGCGGACGAGAAATCGTTGGAAACATGGGCGTCCGAGTTCACCAAGTCCCACTCCGACCTCACCTATGCAGCCACCGAACCCGTGGTCTATTATCTGATGGCCGATCTTGGGTTCAAAGATCAGACGCCCAAGGGGTATACGCAATCGACCGCTTCCGGCGGCGAACCGGCACCCGCGGACCTGCAGTCTTTCCAGAAACTCATCGAAGACAAGGGCGTGGATGTGCTGGTCAACAACACGCAGGAAGCCAGTGACGCGACCAATATGATCACTGGCGCTGCCGGTCGCGCCGATGTGCCGGTAGTCGACGTCTCCGAACAAATGCCCAAGGACGCCGACACGCTGAACGCCTGGATCAACCAGCTCATCAACACCATCATCGACGCGGTGGATCCAAGCTATGGCTGCGAAGACGCCACGGACGGCGATACCGCGGACAGCAACGCGAATTCCGATGATTCCAGCGCCGAAGGCTCCGCCACGGATGATGCCAATGCGCAAGACTCCAAGGCCAGCACCGGTTCCAGCACGGACCCCAAGTACATCCGTCAGTGCAAGGCGGCCGCATCCAGTGACTCATCTCAGGATTCGGCAAAGGCCGATGCCGCCAATGGCGATTCCGGCGATGCCTCCGGCAACGACCAGACCGACTCCGGCAAATAG
- the rpsA gene encoding 30S ribosomal protein S1 has protein sequence MAENNTEVTKVAINDIGTEEDFIKAVDSTIKNFDDGDLVEGTVVKIDHDEVLLDIGYKTEGVIPSRELSIKKDVDPDEVVEVGDTIEALVVTKEDKEGRLILSKKRAQYERAWGDIEKIKEADGVVEGTVIEAVKGGLIVDIGLRGFLPASLVEMRRVRDLSPYIGQKIKAKILELDKNRNNVVLSRRQYLEETQSEVRETFLSQLKKGQIREGVVSSIVNFGAFVDLGGVDGLIHVSELSWKHIDHPSEVVKVGDKVTVEVLDVDLDRERISLSLKATQEDPWQRFARTHVPGQIVKGKVTKIVQFGVFISVEDGIEGLVHISELANRHVENPETVVKPGETVFVKVIDVDLDRRRISLSLKQANDSVDPASEDFDPAIYGMPAEYDEQGNYKYPEGFDPNTNEWIAGYEKQREEWESQYAAAHELWEEHKEFVAKELENAAESAAADGQGPKEEKPVEETSNYSSAAPATGTLADSDQLAALRDQLLGK, from the coding sequence ATGGCAGAGAACAACACTGAAGTCACCAAGGTTGCCATCAACGACATCGGCACCGAAGAGGACTTCATCAAGGCAGTCGATTCCACCATCAAGAACTTCGATGATGGTGATCTGGTTGAGGGCACCGTCGTCAAGATCGATCACGACGAAGTCCTCCTGGACATCGGCTACAAGACCGAGGGTGTCATCCCCTCCCGCGAGCTTTCCATCAAGAAGGACGTTGATCCTGACGAAGTCGTCGAGGTCGGCGACACCATCGAGGCCCTTGTCGTCACCAAGGAAGACAAGGAAGGCCGTCTGATTCTGTCCAAGAAGCGTGCCCAGTACGAGCGCGCCTGGGGCGACATCGAGAAGATCAAGGAAGCTGACGGCGTCGTTGAGGGCACCGTCATCGAAGCCGTCAAGGGCGGCCTCATCGTCGACATCGGTCTGCGCGGCTTCCTGCCTGCCTCCCTCGTTGAGATGCGTCGCGTCCGCGACCTCTCCCCGTACATCGGCCAGAAGATCAAGGCCAAGATCCTTGAGCTCGACAAGAACCGCAACAACGTGGTCCTGTCCCGTCGCCAGTACCTCGAGGAGACCCAGTCCGAGGTCCGCGAGACCTTCCTGTCCCAGCTCAAGAAGGGCCAGATCCGTGAGGGCGTGGTGTCCTCCATCGTTAACTTCGGCGCTTTCGTCGATCTCGGCGGTGTTGACGGCCTGATCCACGTTTCCGAGCTGTCCTGGAAGCACATCGACCACCCGTCTGAGGTCGTCAAGGTCGGCGACAAGGTCACCGTCGAGGTGCTCGACGTCGATCTCGACCGTGAGCGTATCTCCCTGTCCCTGAAGGCGACTCAGGAGGATCCGTGGCAGCGCTTCGCTCGCACCCACGTTCCCGGCCAGATCGTCAAGGGCAAGGTCACCAAGATCGTCCAGTTCGGTGTCTTCATCTCCGTCGAGGACGGCATCGAGGGCCTGGTGCACATCTCCGAGCTCGCCAACCGTCACGTCGAGAACCCGGAGACCGTGGTCAAGCCGGGCGAGACCGTGTTCGTCAAGGTGATCGACGTCGACCTCGATCGTCGCCGCATCTCCCTGTCCCTCAAGCAGGCCAACGACTCCGTTGACCCGGCTTCCGAGGACTTCGATCCGGCCATCTACGGCATGCCGGCCGAGTACGACGAGCAGGGCAACTACAAGTACCCCGAAGGCTTCGACCCGAACACCAACGAGTGGATCGCTGGTTACGAGAAGCAGCGCGAGGAGTGGGAGTCTCAGTACGCCGCCGCTCACGAGCTGTGGGAGGAGCACAAGGAGTTCGTGGCCAAGGAGCTGGAGAACGCTGCCGAATCCGCAGCCGCCGACGGCCAGGGCCCGAAGGAAGAGAAGCCGGTCGAGGAGACCTCCAACTACTCTTCCGCTGCTCCGGCTACCGGTACCCTCGCCGACTCCGATCAGCTCGCCGCCCTGCGCGACCAGCTGCTCGGCAAGTGA